One window from the genome of Eucalyptus grandis isolate ANBG69807.140 chromosome 7, ASM1654582v1, whole genome shotgun sequence encodes:
- the LOC104431406 gene encoding plant UBX domain-containing protein 1-like isoform X2 gives MTWAEKYLKNKKIREAEEAAWHSRITKTVIRVRFPENHTLEATFHPSEKIESLIVLLEKVVAKPELPFYIYTAPPIKQIKDLSQDFYSAGFIPGAIVYFSYDTRKGVIKLY, from the exons ATGACTTGggcagaaaaatatttaaagaataaaaaaatccgagAAGCAGAAGAGGCAGCATGGCACTCAAGAATAACAaag ACTGTTATAAGGGTACGGTTTCCTGAGAATCATACACTAGAGGCTACATTTCATCCATCAGAGAAAATAGAGAGTTTGATTGTTCTCCTCGAGAAAGTGGTAGCTAAACCTGAACTGCCATTTTATATAT ATACTGCTCCACccataaagcaaataaaagacTTGTCTCAGGACTTTTACTCTGCCGGCTTCATTCCTGGTGCAATAGTTTATTTTTCATATGACACTCGGAAAG GGGTCATCAAACTCTATTGA
- the LOC104431406 gene encoding plant UBX domain-containing protein 1-like isoform X1 produces MTWAEKYLKNKKIREAEEAAWHSRITKTVIRVRFPENHTLEATFHPSEKIESLIVLLEKVVAKPELPFYIYTAPPIKQIKDLSQDFYSAGFIPGAIVYFSYDTRKGKDQVFSRAATHEV; encoded by the exons ATGACTTGggcagaaaaatatttaaagaataaaaaaatccgagAAGCAGAAGAGGCAGCATGGCACTCAAGAATAACAaag ACTGTTATAAGGGTACGGTTTCCTGAGAATCATACACTAGAGGCTACATTTCATCCATCAGAGAAAATAGAGAGTTTGATTGTTCTCCTCGAGAAAGTGGTAGCTAAACCTGAACTGCCATTTTATATAT ATACTGCTCCACccataaagcaaataaaagacTTGTCTCAGGACTTTTACTCTGCCGGCTTCATTCCTGGTGCAATAGTTTATTTTTCATATGACACTCGGAAAG GAAAGGATCAAGTTTTCTCGAGAGCTGCAACCCACGAGGTGTAA
- the LOC104453333 gene encoding probable E3 ubiquitin-protein ligase ARI8 isoform X1, with the protein MLLLLRLCCHLMNASIVIGYISTSKNDGRGCLTLRCPYPSCGSVVGQDMINLLAPKEDKKKYSQYLLRSYIEDNRKTKWCPAPGCEYAVEYFAGREGYDVSCQCSFNFCWNCTEDRSVECGTVAQWIMKNSAESENMNYVTRNYFENLVRALENGLSDVDSHGGCSRAASSKNGGSSKPSRGGGRGKGTAGTRVGSSRTDDPSHWSCNHCTYANVKSATTCQIS; encoded by the exons ATGCTTTTACTCCTGCGTCTTTGCTGTCATTTAATGAATGCGAGCATTGTGATAGGTTACATAAGCACATCAAAAAACGATGGTCGTGGATGTTTAACATTGAGATGTCCTTATCCATCTTGTGGTTCTGTAGTCGGTCAAGACATGATAAATCTATTAGCGCctaaagaagataagaaaaagtattCTCAATATCTTCTTCGCTCGTACATTGAAGACAATAGAAAG ACCAAGTGGTGTCCTGCCCCTGGTTGTGAATACGCTGTAGAATATTTTGCTGGCCGTGAAGGATACGATGTTTCCTGCCAATGctctttcaacttttgctggaAT TGTACAGAGGACCGTTCAGTAGAATGTGGCACTGTGGCACAGTGGATCATGAAGAACAGTGCTGAATCTGAAAACATGAACTA TGTGACCAGAAACTACTTTGAGAACCTCGTGAGAGCATTGGAGAATGGGCTATCAGATGTGGATTCCCATGGTGGTTGCAGCAGGGCAGCGAGCTCTAAGAATGGAGGGAGCAGCAAGCCAAGCAGAGGTGGTGGAAGGGGAAAAGGAACTGCCGGCACTCGAGTTGGTTCCAGCCGAACCGATGACCCGTCTCACTGGTCCTGCAATCATTGCACGTATGCTAATGTTAAATCTGCAACCACTTGCCAGATTTCCTAG